The following coding sequences lie in one Nerophis lumbriciformis linkage group LG02, RoL_Nlum_v2.1, whole genome shotgun sequence genomic window:
- the LOC133607279 gene encoding lysophosphatidylserine lipase ABHD12 isoform X1 yields MCLRPWYSYLRHLDRSACPAPSLHFGRPYLCVNFSLLRFKMRKRNVNTGPSSFAQTTAKDQRKTENKPCWRKRGLFALFVFLLLMPFTLIVARELFQHLVYTHRMRVPFFVDLGQPSDFSLNHTINMYLTSEEGISLGVWHTVPASQWRQAQGKGMAWYQSTISDGSPVIIYLHGNTGTRGASHRVGVAKVLSALGYHVTQPDYRGFGDSSGEPTEVGLTTDALHVYKWVKKHSGSSPVVLWGHSLGTGTSGSCPYEGGTVTVRARVSAHSSVRCTERSSTSPRLAAANSCNRSPAINIPGTDEGELNKDQWTQGSWPELNLLSSVCLCPRVDELCVSSVIAFSACRTASSILDPRLDTDLLRLTIRPDHLPAPRTAFMPYSSSQINTSGKHSAINSYT; encoded by the exons ATGTGTCTACGACCCTGGTATTCATACCTTCGACATTTGGATCGATCCGCCTGCCCTGCTCCTTCACTGCACTTTGGACGCCCATACTTGTGTGTAAACTTTAGCCTGCTGCGTTTCAAAATGAGGAAAAGGAATGTTAACACGGGTCCGTCATCTTTCGCTCAGACAACTGCCAAAGATCAGAGGAAGACCGAGAATAA GCCCTGCTGGAGAAAAAGGGGTTTATTTGCTCTCTTTGTCTTCCTCCTTTTAATGCCTTTCACGCTGATCGTGGCCCGGGAATTGTTCCAGCATCTTGTTTACACTCATAGAA TGAGGGTTCCCTTCTTTGTTGACCTTGGCCAACCTTCTGACTTCTCCCTAAATCACACCATCAACATGTACTTAACATCAGAAGAAGGAATCTCTCTTGGTGTTTG GCATACGGTGCCTGCAAGTCAATGGAGGCAGGCACAGGGAAAAGGCATGGCATGGTACCAAAGCACCATCAGTGATGGGAGTCCAGTTATCATTTATCTACATGGGAACACAGGCACAAG GGGAGCTTCTCATCGGGTGGGCGTTGCGAAA GTATTGAGTGCACTTGGTTACCATGTGACACAGCCTGACTACAGAG GATTTGGAGACTCAAGCGGTGAGCCGACTGAAGTTGGGCTCACTACAGATGCCCTCCACGTATACAAGTGGGTCAAAAAACACAGTGGAAGCAGCCCGGTCGTCCTCTGGGGACATTCTCTTGGCACTGG GACATCTGGAAGCTGTCCATATGAGGGGGGTACTGTCACGGTCCGGGCGCGtgtcagtgcgcattcatctgtgcgctgcaccGAGCGCAGCTCCACCAGCCCCAGATTGGCGGCAGCGAACAGCTGCAATCGATCGCCGGCAATCAAcatacctgggactgatgagggcgagctgaataaagaccagtggacccaaggatcctggccgGAACTTAATCTTCTGTCGT CAGTCTGCCTTTGTCCCCGCGTCGACGAGCTATGCGTCTCGTCAGTCATAGCTTTCTCTGCTTGCCGGACTgcctcctcgatcctcgacccccgcttggacacggacctcctacGCCTCACCATTCGCCCTGaccatctgcctgccccacggactgccttcatgCCTTATTCCTCCTCTCAAATCAACACTTCTGGTAAACACTCAgcaattaattcctacacatag
- the LOC133607279 gene encoding lysophosphatidylserine lipase ABHD12 isoform X2 — MCLRPWYSYLRHLDRSACPAPSLHFGRPYLCVNFSLLRFKMRKRNVNTGPSSFAQTTAKDQRKTENKPCWRKRGLFALFVFLLLMPFTLIVARELFQHLVYTHRMRVPFFVDLGQPSDFSLNHTINMYLTSEEGISLGVWHTVPASQWRQAQGKGMAWYQSTISDGSPVIIYLHGNTGTRGASHRVGVAKVLSALGYHVTQPDYRGFGDSSGEPTEVGLTTDALHVYKWVKKHSGSSPVVLWGHSLGTGTSGSCPYEGGTVTVRARVSAHSSVRCTERSSTSPRLAAANSCNRSPAINIPGTDEGELNKDQWTQGSWPELNLLSFCLCPRVDELCVSSVIAFSACRTASSILDPRLDTDLLRLTIRPDHLPAPRTAFMPYSSSQINTSGKHSAINSYT; from the exons ATGTGTCTACGACCCTGGTATTCATACCTTCGACATTTGGATCGATCCGCCTGCCCTGCTCCTTCACTGCACTTTGGACGCCCATACTTGTGTGTAAACTTTAGCCTGCTGCGTTTCAAAATGAGGAAAAGGAATGTTAACACGGGTCCGTCATCTTTCGCTCAGACAACTGCCAAAGATCAGAGGAAGACCGAGAATAA GCCCTGCTGGAGAAAAAGGGGTTTATTTGCTCTCTTTGTCTTCCTCCTTTTAATGCCTTTCACGCTGATCGTGGCCCGGGAATTGTTCCAGCATCTTGTTTACACTCATAGAA TGAGGGTTCCCTTCTTTGTTGACCTTGGCCAACCTTCTGACTTCTCCCTAAATCACACCATCAACATGTACTTAACATCAGAAGAAGGAATCTCTCTTGGTGTTTG GCATACGGTGCCTGCAAGTCAATGGAGGCAGGCACAGGGAAAAGGCATGGCATGGTACCAAAGCACCATCAGTGATGGGAGTCCAGTTATCATTTATCTACATGGGAACACAGGCACAAG GGGAGCTTCTCATCGGGTGGGCGTTGCGAAA GTATTGAGTGCACTTGGTTACCATGTGACACAGCCTGACTACAGAG GATTTGGAGACTCAAGCGGTGAGCCGACTGAAGTTGGGCTCACTACAGATGCCCTCCACGTATACAAGTGGGTCAAAAAACACAGTGGAAGCAGCCCGGTCGTCCTCTGGGGACATTCTCTTGGCACTGG GACATCTGGAAGCTGTCCATATGAGGGGGGTACTGTCACGGTCCGGGCGCGtgtcagtgcgcattcatctgtgcgctgcaccGAGCGCAGCTCCACCAGCCCCAGATTGGCGGCAGCGAACAGCTGCAATCGATCGCCGGCAATCAAcatacctgggactgatgagggcgagctgaataaagaccagtggacccaaggatcctggccgGAACTTAATCTTCTGTCGT TCTGCCTTTGTCCCCGCGTCGACGAGCTATGCGTCTCGTCAGTCATAGCTTTCTCTGCTTGCCGGACTgcctcctcgatcctcgacccccgcttggacacggacctcctacGCCTCACCATTCGCCCTGaccatctgcctgccccacggactgccttcatgCCTTATTCCTCCTCTCAAATCAACACTTCTGGTAAACACTCAgcaattaattcctacacatag
- the LOC133607279 gene encoding lysophosphatidylserine lipase ABHD12 isoform X4 → MCLRPWYSYLRHLDRSACPAPSLHFGRPYLCVNFSLLRFKMRKRNVNTGPSSFAQTTAKDQRKTENKPCWRKRGLFALFVFLLLMPFTLIVARELFQHLVYTHRMRVPFFVDLGQPSDFSLNHTINMYLTSEEGISLGVWHTVPASQWRQAQGKGMAWYQSTISDGSPVIIYLHGNTGTRGASHRVGVAKVLSALGYHVTQPDYRGFGDSSGEPTEVGLTTDALHVYKWVKKHSGSSPVVLWGHSLGTGTSGSCPYEGGTVTVRARVSAHSSVRCTERSSTSPRLAAANSCNRSPAINIPGTDEGELNKDQWTQGSWPELNLLSCTSAFVPASTSYASRQS, encoded by the exons ATGTGTCTACGACCCTGGTATTCATACCTTCGACATTTGGATCGATCCGCCTGCCCTGCTCCTTCACTGCACTTTGGACGCCCATACTTGTGTGTAAACTTTAGCCTGCTGCGTTTCAAAATGAGGAAAAGGAATGTTAACACGGGTCCGTCATCTTTCGCTCAGACAACTGCCAAAGATCAGAGGAAGACCGAGAATAA GCCCTGCTGGAGAAAAAGGGGTTTATTTGCTCTCTTTGTCTTCCTCCTTTTAATGCCTTTCACGCTGATCGTGGCCCGGGAATTGTTCCAGCATCTTGTTTACACTCATAGAA TGAGGGTTCCCTTCTTTGTTGACCTTGGCCAACCTTCTGACTTCTCCCTAAATCACACCATCAACATGTACTTAACATCAGAAGAAGGAATCTCTCTTGGTGTTTG GCATACGGTGCCTGCAAGTCAATGGAGGCAGGCACAGGGAAAAGGCATGGCATGGTACCAAAGCACCATCAGTGATGGGAGTCCAGTTATCATTTATCTACATGGGAACACAGGCACAAG GGGAGCTTCTCATCGGGTGGGCGTTGCGAAA GTATTGAGTGCACTTGGTTACCATGTGACACAGCCTGACTACAGAG GATTTGGAGACTCAAGCGGTGAGCCGACTGAAGTTGGGCTCACTACAGATGCCCTCCACGTATACAAGTGGGTCAAAAAACACAGTGGAAGCAGCCCGGTCGTCCTCTGGGGACATTCTCTTGGCACTGG GACATCTGGAAGCTGTCCATATGAGGGGGGTACTGTCACGGTCCGGGCGCGtgtcagtgcgcattcatctgtgcgctgcaccGAGCGCAGCTCCACCAGCCCCAGATTGGCGGCAGCGAACAGCTGCAATCGATCGCCGGCAATCAAcatacctgggactgatgagggcgagctgaataaagaccagtggacccaaggatcctggccgGAACTTAATCTTCTGTCGTGTACC TCTGCCTTTGTCCCCGCGTCGACGAGCTATGCGTCTCGTCAGTCATAG
- the LOC133607279 gene encoding lysophosphatidylserine lipase ABHD12 isoform X3, which translates to MCLRPWYSYLRHLDRSACPAPSLHFGRPYLCVNFSLLRFKMRKRNVNTGPSSFAQTTAKDQRKTENKPCWRKRGLFALFVFLLLMPFTLIVARELFQHLVYTHRMRVPFFVDLGQPSDFSLNHTINMYLTSEEGISLGVWHTVPASQWRQAQGKGMAWYQSTISDGSPVIIYLHGNTGTRGASHRVGVAKVLSALGYHVTQPDYRGFGDSSGEPTEVGLTTDALHVYKWVKKHSGSSPVVLWGHSLGTGVATNTAVKLLEQGIVLDGVILEGAFNIAAKKLTSHVFSWYYWTFPGLGYFFPEPWAENKVVFPSEQNLRRMQNPLLFLHAEDDPVVPIDDAQQLFKVAVSAQNTEQVKFVPFEASLGYLHNGLYKDPRLPDIIGKFMLSL; encoded by the exons ATGTGTCTACGACCCTGGTATTCATACCTTCGACATTTGGATCGATCCGCCTGCCCTGCTCCTTCACTGCACTTTGGACGCCCATACTTGTGTGTAAACTTTAGCCTGCTGCGTTTCAAAATGAGGAAAAGGAATGTTAACACGGGTCCGTCATCTTTCGCTCAGACAACTGCCAAAGATCAGAGGAAGACCGAGAATAA GCCCTGCTGGAGAAAAAGGGGTTTATTTGCTCTCTTTGTCTTCCTCCTTTTAATGCCTTTCACGCTGATCGTGGCCCGGGAATTGTTCCAGCATCTTGTTTACACTCATAGAA TGAGGGTTCCCTTCTTTGTTGACCTTGGCCAACCTTCTGACTTCTCCCTAAATCACACCATCAACATGTACTTAACATCAGAAGAAGGAATCTCTCTTGGTGTTTG GCATACGGTGCCTGCAAGTCAATGGAGGCAGGCACAGGGAAAAGGCATGGCATGGTACCAAAGCACCATCAGTGATGGGAGTCCAGTTATCATTTATCTACATGGGAACACAGGCACAAG GGGAGCTTCTCATCGGGTGGGCGTTGCGAAA GTATTGAGTGCACTTGGTTACCATGTGACACAGCCTGACTACAGAG GATTTGGAGACTCAAGCGGTGAGCCGACTGAAGTTGGGCTCACTACAGATGCCCTCCACGTATACAAGTGGGTCAAAAAACACAGTGGAAGCAGCCCGGTCGTCCTCTGGGGACATTCTCTTGGCACTGG GGTGGCCACAAACACTGCTGTCAAACTGCTAGAGCAAG GTATTGTTTTGGACGGCGTGATCCTCGAAGGCGCCTTTAATATCGCTGCAAAAAAACTAACAAGTCATGTATTTTCTTGG TATTACTGGACATTTCCTGGCTTGGGATATTTTTTCCCAGAGCCATGGGCTGAAAATAAGGTTGTCTTTCCCAGTGAGCAAAA TTTAAGAAGAATGCAAAACCCACTTCTCTTCCTTCATGCAGAGGATGATCCCGTTGTTCCCATTGACGATGCTCAGCAG CTATTCAAGGTAGCAGTGAGTGCCCAGAATACTGAGCAAGTCAAGTTTGTACCTTTTGAAGCTTCTTTGGGGTACCTGCATAACGGATTATACAAAGACCCTCGTCTGCCTGACATAATAGG GAAGTTCATGTTATCTTTGTAA
- the LOC133607279 gene encoding lysophosphatidylserine lipase ABHD12 isoform X5, protein MPFTLIVARELFQHLVYTHRMRVPFFVDLGQPSDFSLNHTINMYLTSEEGISLGVWHTVPASQWRQAQGKGMAWYQSTISDGSPVIIYLHGNTGTRGASHRVGVAKVLSALGYHVTQPDYRGFGDSSGEPTEVGLTTDALHVYKWVKKHSGSSPVVLWGHSLGTGTSGSCPYEGGTVTVRARVSAHSSVRCTERSSTSPRLAAANSCNRSPAINIPGTDEGELNKDQWTQGSWPELNLLSSVCLCPRVDELCVSSVIAFSACRTASSILDPRLDTDLLRLTIRPDHLPAPRTAFMPYSSSQINTSGKHSAINSYT, encoded by the exons ATGCCTTTCACGCTGATCGTGGCCCGGGAATTGTTCCAGCATCTTGTTTACACTCATAGAA TGAGGGTTCCCTTCTTTGTTGACCTTGGCCAACCTTCTGACTTCTCCCTAAATCACACCATCAACATGTACTTAACATCAGAAGAAGGAATCTCTCTTGGTGTTTG GCATACGGTGCCTGCAAGTCAATGGAGGCAGGCACAGGGAAAAGGCATGGCATGGTACCAAAGCACCATCAGTGATGGGAGTCCAGTTATCATTTATCTACATGGGAACACAGGCACAAG GGGAGCTTCTCATCGGGTGGGCGTTGCGAAA GTATTGAGTGCACTTGGTTACCATGTGACACAGCCTGACTACAGAG GATTTGGAGACTCAAGCGGTGAGCCGACTGAAGTTGGGCTCACTACAGATGCCCTCCACGTATACAAGTGGGTCAAAAAACACAGTGGAAGCAGCCCGGTCGTCCTCTGGGGACATTCTCTTGGCACTGG GACATCTGGAAGCTGTCCATATGAGGGGGGTACTGTCACGGTCCGGGCGCGtgtcagtgcgcattcatctgtgcgctgcaccGAGCGCAGCTCCACCAGCCCCAGATTGGCGGCAGCGAACAGCTGCAATCGATCGCCGGCAATCAAcatacctgggactgatgagggcgagctgaataaagaccagtggacccaaggatcctggccgGAACTTAATCTTCTGTCGT CAGTCTGCCTTTGTCCCCGCGTCGACGAGCTATGCGTCTCGTCAGTCATAGCTTTCTCTGCTTGCCGGACTgcctcctcgatcctcgacccccgcttggacacggacctcctacGCCTCACCATTCGCCCTGaccatctgcctgccccacggactgccttcatgCCTTATTCCTCCTCTCAAATCAACACTTCTGGTAAACACTCAgcaattaattcctacacatag